In Pseudomonas sp. MYb327, one DNA window encodes the following:
- the xerD gene encoding site-specific tyrosine recombinase XerD, translating into MPAIEHPLIDQFLDALWLEKGLSDNTRDAYRSDLALFNGWLQEKGLELINAGRELILDHLAWRLEQNYKPRSTARFLSGVRGFYRYLLREKLIAVDPTLRIDMPQLGRPLPKSLSEADVEALLKAPDLSEAIGQRDRAMLEVLYACGLRVTELISLTLEQVNLRQGVLRVMGKGSKERLVPMGEEAIVWVERYMRDGRGELLGGRPSDVLFPSQRGEQMTRQTFWHRIKHQAKVAGIGKSLSPHTLRHAFATHLLNHGADLRVVQMLLGHSDLSTTQIYTHVARARLQDLHAKHHPRG; encoded by the coding sequence ATGCCTGCCATCGAACATCCATTGATAGACCAATTCCTTGACGCCCTGTGGCTGGAGAAAGGTCTTTCCGACAACACCCGCGATGCCTATCGCAGCGATCTGGCCCTGTTCAATGGCTGGTTGCAGGAAAAGGGCCTGGAACTGATCAACGCCGGGCGCGAGTTGATCCTCGATCACCTTGCCTGGCGCCTCGAACAAAATTACAAACCCCGTTCAACCGCGCGGTTTCTCTCTGGTGTGCGTGGTTTCTATCGCTATTTGCTGCGGGAAAAGCTGATCGCCGTCGATCCGACCCTTCGCATCGACATGCCGCAATTGGGTAGGCCATTGCCCAAATCCTTGTCGGAAGCCGATGTGGAGGCGCTATTGAAAGCGCCGGACCTGAGCGAAGCCATCGGCCAGCGCGACCGGGCCATGCTTGAAGTTCTGTACGCCTGCGGCCTGCGGGTGACAGAGCTGATCAGCCTGACCCTGGAGCAGGTCAACCTGCGCCAGGGTGTGTTGCGCGTAATGGGCAAGGGCAGCAAGGAGCGCCTGGTGCCGATGGGCGAGGAGGCGATTGTCTGGGTCGAGCGCTACATGCGCGATGGTCGTGGCGAACTGCTCGGCGGTCGTCCTAGCGATGTGTTGTTCCCCAGTCAGCGTGGCGAACAGATGACGCGCCAGACGTTCTGGCACCGGATCAAGCATCAGGCCAAAGTCGCGGGGATCGGCAAGTCGCTGTCGCCGCATACCTTGCGTCATGCATTCGCCACGCATCTGCTGAACCACGGCGCCGATTTGCGGGTGGTGCAGATGCTGCTGGGACACAGTGACCTTTCCACGACCCAGATCTACACCCACGTCGCACGGGCACGCTTGCAGGACCTGCACGCCAAACACCACCCGCGCGGCTAA
- the dsbC gene encoding bifunctional protein-disulfide isomerase/oxidoreductase DsbC — MRLTQIFAAAAIALVSTFAVADDAADKAIRKSLENLQLEVPVESISASPLPGLYEVKLQGSRVLYASADGQYVVQGYMFQLKDGKPVNLTEKTERLGVSKLVNAIPVAETVVYPAIGETKSHITVFTDTTCPYCHKLHAEVPELNKRGIEVRYVAFPRQGLGSPGDEQLQAVWCSKDKKAAMDKMVDGKEIKAAKCDNPVSKQFALGQSIGVNGTPAIVLADGQVIPGYQPAPQVAKLALGAK, encoded by the coding sequence ATGCGTCTGACCCAGATTTTCGCCGCCGCCGCCATTGCGTTGGTCAGCACCTTTGCCGTCGCCGATGACGCGGCCGACAAAGCCATCCGTAAAAGCCTGGAAAACCTCCAGCTCGAAGTGCCGGTAGAGAGCATTTCCGCCAGTCCTCTGCCAGGTCTGTACGAAGTCAAGCTGCAAGGCAGCCGCGTGCTCTACGCCAGCGCCGACGGCCAGTACGTCGTCCAGGGCTATATGTTCCAGCTCAAGGACGGCAAACCGGTCAACCTGACCGAGAAGACCGAACGCCTGGGCGTTTCCAAACTGGTCAACGCAATCCCGGTTGCGGAAACCGTGGTGTACCCGGCCATCGGCGAAACCAAGTCGCACATCACCGTGTTCACCGACACCACGTGCCCGTATTGCCACAAGCTGCACGCCGAAGTGCCCGAGCTGAACAAGCGCGGCATCGAAGTGCGTTATGTAGCGTTCCCGCGTCAGGGCCTGGGCTCGCCGGGTGACGAGCAACTGCAAGCAGTGTGGTGCTCGAAAGACAAGAAAGCGGCCATGGACAAAATGGTCGATGGCAAGGAAATCAAGGCCGCCAAGTGCGATAACCCGGTTTCCAAGCAGTTCGCCCTTGGTCAGTCGATTGGCGTGAACGGTACACCGGCCATCGTTTTGGCTGACGGGCAGGTCATTCCGGGCTACCAGCCTGCGCCACAAGTCGCCAAACTGGCGCTGGGCGCGAAGTAA
- a CDS encoding homoserine dehydrogenase: protein MKPVKVGICGLGTVGGGTFNVLQRNAEEIARRAGRGIEVAQIAMRTPKPQFQTTGIAITNDVFEVATNPEIDIVIELMGGYTVARELVLKAIENGKHVVTANKALIAVHGNEIFAKAREKGVIVAFEAAVAGGIPVIKAIREGLSANRINWVAGIINGTGNFILTEMREKGRTFEDVLAEAQALGYAEADPTFDVEGIDAAHKLTILASIAFGIPLQFDKAYTEGITKLTTADVNYAEALGYRIKHLGVARSTAAGIELRVHPTLIPADRLIANVNGVMNAVMVNGDAAGSTLFYGAGAGMEPTASSVIADLVDVVRAMTSDPENRVPHLAFQPDSLSAHPILPIEACESAYYLRIQAKDHPGVLAQVASILSERGINIESIMQKEVEEHDGLVPMILLTHRVVEQRINDAIAALEALAGVVGPVVRIRVEHLN from the coding sequence GTGAAACCGGTCAAAGTAGGCATCTGTGGGTTAGGAACCGTCGGTGGCGGTACCTTCAACGTACTTCAGCGCAACGCCGAGGAAATTGCTCGTCGTGCCGGGCGTGGAATCGAAGTGGCACAAATTGCCATGCGCACGCCAAAGCCTCAGTTCCAAACGACCGGTATTGCGATTACCAACGATGTCTTCGAAGTGGCCACGAACCCTGAGATCGACATCGTTATAGAGCTGATGGGCGGCTACACCGTTGCCCGTGAGCTGGTACTCAAGGCCATCGAGAATGGCAAGCATGTGGTCACCGCGAACAAGGCGCTTATTGCCGTTCACGGTAACGAAATTTTCGCCAAGGCTCGCGAGAAGGGCGTGATCGTTGCGTTCGAAGCGGCCGTGGCCGGTGGCATCCCGGTGATCAAGGCGATCCGCGAAGGGCTGTCCGCCAACCGCATCAACTGGGTGGCCGGCATCATCAACGGTACCGGTAACTTCATCCTGACCGAGATGCGCGAGAAGGGTCGCACCTTCGAAGACGTACTGGCCGAGGCACAAGCCCTGGGCTATGCCGAAGCTGATCCGACCTTTGACGTTGAAGGTATCGACGCAGCCCATAAGCTGACGATCCTGGCCTCTATCGCGTTCGGCATCCCGCTGCAATTCGACAAGGCCTACACCGAAGGCATCACCAAGCTGACCACTGCTGACGTGAACTACGCCGAAGCGCTGGGCTACCGCATCAAGCACCTGGGCGTGGCGCGCAGCACCGCGGCCGGTATTGAACTGCGCGTGCACCCGACGCTGATCCCGGCCGATCGTCTGATCGCCAACGTCAACGGCGTGATGAACGCGGTGATGGTCAATGGCGACGCTGCCGGTTCGACTCTTTTCTACGGCGCCGGTGCCGGCATGGAACCGACCGCTTCGTCGGTCATCGCGGACCTGGTCGACGTGGTTCGCGCCATGACTTCCGACCCGGAAAACCGCGTGCCGCATCTAGCCTTCCAGCCGGATTCGCTGTCCGCGCATCCGATCCTGCCGATCGAAGCTTGCGAAAGCGCTTACTACCTGCGCATTCAGGCCAAGGACCACCCGGGCGTACTGGCTCAGGTGGCGAGCATCCTGTCGGAACGCGGCATCAATATCGAATCGATCATGCAGAAGGAAGTCGAAGAACACGACGGTCTGGTGCCGATGATTCTGCTGACCCATCGCGTGGTGGAGCAGCGCATCAACGACGCCATCGCAGCGTTGGAAGCCTTGGCAGGTGTGGTCGGTCCGGTCGTACGGATCCGCGTCGAGCACCTGAACTAA